The genome window AGAAACGACTGCTAAAGTGAGCAGCGACGGGATGTTGAGCGATGGTTCTTCCTCGGGCATTGTTATCGGCTGAATGACTGATTTGGTCGACCCGCGGATAGGACCAAGGTTGATAGATTTGCAAGCGAGACGTGACTAGGTAAACCCAAGAGATAGTATTAAGGTGAAGGTGGTAATAATTTGGCACACCGGAAGAATTGTCAGGGTTGACGTTGGAAAACGATTGAATGAGAGTGCCAGGCAATCGCTCAATTCCGGAGATAGTGATGCTCACCCACAGGGACAGGGTGGCGGTGGGCAGAATGACGGAACTCGGAGACATCTGACAGTTGTTGTTCCGGCCAGCGGAACAGACGGCTTGATTGGCCCCATGAGCAACACAAGATTGGGGACGTCGTAGCTCTATGGAGAATGGAAGTATACCTGGCATCATTTACCCGTTATCTTGAGGgattgaaaaaaaaaataaataaataaataaataaataaaaataaaaaataaaaataaataaatcATCATTATgcattcatcatcaccagtaATCAAATCAGACTTATCTAAGAACCATATATCAGCCTAGAAACACCACCTCCGAGATCCAGCATGGCCGATCACGGACGATATCCGACCCAGTAAGCCCAAATACAACCCAAAACCATATCCCTGAGCAACAGTCAAGCATTTGAATATAGACAggagaaaacaaacagagaAACCATTGTTACTTCATATCAGCCGGTGTCAGAGCCTGGACCACACTGGTTCCCTCGCTGAACCTCGTCCGGAAGATACGGTTGGCATTCTGGAACATGCCGTCCTTCAAAGAGACAACAATGAACTGCGAGCCCTTAAAACGGGTCTTGATCAACCGACCAATGTTCTGCGTGTGAGACAGATCTAGCGCGGCGTCAACTTCGTCCAGAATATACATTGGCGCAGGCTTGAATTGCAGAAGTGCCATGATCAGTGAAAGGGCAATGAGCGATCTACAAGCGTTTAACATGTCAGCTCCGGACATTTACATATCAATGTCAAGCTTACCGTTGACCACCAGACAGTTCCGTCAGACTCTGCTTCCACACCTTGCCTAGAGACACTTTGACCTCAAGGCCATCGGTGATATCCTTGCCCTCAGGAGGGTCCAACTTAGCAAAACTGCCGGGCAGTAGCTCTGCAAAGATCTGACCAAAATCACCGTTGACTTTGGTCCAGGTCTTGTGGAGAGCTTCCTTCTTGTATTCGTTcaggttgatgatggtttCCTCGATCTTGCGCTTATCTCTGATCACAGTCTTCATCATGTTCTTTAGAgcggcctccttcttctccacgCTATCAATCATGTTCATGACCTTGGGGttgatctttttcttcatgCCTTGGAATCGCTCGGTGACATTTCGTAAGGTAGCCTTGCATTCTGCGATGTTCTGGCTCTTGAAATCGTAAGGTGTGTTTGGGCGGCCAAAGTTGTCCTTCTCATCTGCGATCCATTCATGCTCTTCCTCCATGTGCGCAACCGTTTGGGCAGCTGCCTGCTGGTctttctgcagcttctcaaGCTGATGACCAAGCTTCTGCATCTCAAGTCCCTCTTCGGTGATCCGGGAGTTCTTCGATTTGATTGCCTCCTCGAGTTCACGCAATTCCTCGTCAAAACCGGTCAGTTTAGCTCTCTCGTCCTCAAGCTGCGCTTGGGCAATGTCATGAGCATCCTAAGGAACGGCATTAGATCAACACAGATGATACATGGGTAAACTCTTCAAACCTTGACTCGGGCCTGTTCGCGCTTCATGGACtggatctcttccatctgAGCTTTCAGAGTATTCTCGGCCTCGGCATACTGTTCCTCTGCCGCCGACAAATCGCTGCCAACCTGTTCAGATTCGAGCCTCGAGATCTGAAGCTCTTTTTGCAGGGCCTTGACTGAATTCGAGTTCTTggcaagcttcttcttgagaGAATCCAGAGTAGCTTGCAATTCCGCCAGCTTGCTATCCTTGTTGTTATTAAACTCACTCATATCCTTTTCGATCCGTTTGATATCCTTCATTGCCTCGGCCTGACGAGTTTTTGCGTCAGAGATGTCCTTTTTCAGCTGCTCGATGTTTGATTTCATTTCTTCGACAGCTTGAATAATCTGCCCAAAGTCAGAAGAACTCCAGAGTCAGATCCCTGTTGGACCACCTACCGATGAGGACGAGTTATTACTGATTTGTTCCTCTGTCAGCTTGATTTCGTGGCTCTTGAGGTCCAACTCCTGTTTGACGGCCCGGACAGTATcgagcttcttcttttccttcctcATGGTGTCTTCTAAGGCTGCGAGACGCCGTTCCTTGCTTCTCATTTCCCGTGTAATCTCAttcagcttctgcagggTGACAAGGACACCACTGGAATTGGGCGAGCTACCACCAGACAGCGTTCCGGATGGGTCGTAGACGTCTCCCTCCAGCGTGACACTCTTGATTCGGACAGCCGGGTCGAACGTCACTCTCTTGGCGGTATCCGCGTCCTCGCATATCAAGGTATTGCCAAAGACATAGTTCATCGCCGCCGTGACTTCCTCGTCGTAACCGATTAAAGACAGAGCGAGGTCCACTTTGCCTGGCGCGATATTTTGCGCTGCCGCGATCTTCTCCGCAGAAGCTCTGAAAGAGGAGATCTTGTTGAGAGGAATGATAGTCACACGCTTGCGCAATTTGCCATTCTGAAGGAGCTGTGTACCAGTCTCCGCAGTGTCGACAACGACGTTGTAAAGACGGCCTCCGGCACAAATTTCCAGGGCAGTAGCGGCCTGAaccttgtccttgtccaAAGTGAAGAGCTGGGCAACCAAGCCCTTAACCTTGGATCGATCGAAATTCGGGTGGGGGTCTGCGTAAGTGAAGTCGACATTTGCCACTTTTCTCTTGAGCCCGTCGGCTCTCTCGCGCAAATCTCGAATGTCTCTTTGCAGTTCCGACTGCTCTTGGTAGATcgcctcttcttttccaGGCTCAAAGCCGAGTCTTGTGAGCTCTGCTTCCAGCCTCTTCGCTTGAGCCCTTAAGCCTTCCAGTTCATCAAGGAGCCCGGAGTTTTGTTGCTTTGCCTTTTTGGCACGAGGCTCGTCCTCTTTGATTCTCTTTTCCAGGTGAGCGATCTTAAGTTTGGCCTGCTCTTGTTCGGTTGCCGCTGCACTGGCGCGATTACGGGCATCTTGTAGCTGCCCTTGATACCCACTTTCTTGACCTTCCTTGGATGCAACGCCGGTCTGTAATGTCTGAAGCAGTTCCTCCTTTTGTTCGACCTCGGCTGTTTGGGCGTCGAGTTCAGCTTTTGCGGCATCATATTCTGCCTGTAGTTTATCGTAGacctccctcttctccttgagaacTTTCTCAAGATCCTTGACGGTCTTTCTAACTGTTTCTcgcttctcttgttcttctgagACGCTGGCGTTCTTAAGGTCCAATTGCGTGGTCAGCCGGACTAGCTCGTGCGAATGCGACTTGACCTCGTTCTCTAGAGCCTGGAATTTGCCTCCTTTTCGCAATTCCTTGTCACGAGCAGCTCTGACCCGTTTCATATCCTCTTCCAAATGGGAGATCTCATTCTTGAGCTTGGCGGCGTTCTCCTCGAGCGCTTGCATCCTTCTTCGTTTGCTCTCGCATTCCTCGCCCGTCACTCGCAACCGCTCTCCGCTTCGAAGGTAGTCATGAGCAACCACCAGCCGGGTCAACCGCTCCAGGTCGTTCTGTGTTTGTTGAAAATCGAGAAAAGCTCGCTTCTCAGCTCTAAGTTTCTCCAACTTAggctcaatctcctccttcaatAAACCTTCGATTTCCCGCAGTTTTAATTCCTTCTTGGACATTGTTTTGACCGCCTTCTCTCGTCGATCTTCGAACATACGCGTTCCAGCTGCTTCCTCAATCATCGACAAGATTTCCACGGGTTTCATATTCAAGACCTTCGTAATCCGGCCCTGCATGATCAGGAAGTTTGGGTTGTTGATGTTCAGTTGGACGCTCTGGAAGAGGTTCTGTACTGTTTGCTGCTGAGCACGATGGCCGTTGATCAGGTATTTACTGGTGCCTCCGAGGACGATCTGGCGAGTAACTGAAATGGTCGCATACTCTTCGAAGCCTATGGGCGATTTGGCGGTATCCCGGTTATCGAAAACGATGGTCACACTAGCCTTGGTGACACCAGCCTGGCCTCTCTTGTAAATGAGGTCCTGAAGGTTTTGCGCACGAACGGTCGACATATTTGTAATTCCCAAAACAAAGCAGATGGCATCTAGGATATTCGATTTACCACTGCCGTTCAGCCCAGTGATGGAGTTGAATGATTCGTCCCTGCGCATAACGGTCAGCTCCCTTCCAGCGACTGTGGCACAAAACCTTAAACATCCAAAAATAGCCGTAAACAACAGCCTGCAATCCATAAAACCATCACAGGAGAAGCGCATACCATCCTGAGATGACTGTACGCACAGCGTACGATTTGAAGCCCTATCAGCAACGAAGTCAGCCATAAACGACTCTGATCAATCGATCTCGACAATAAAGACTCACATCAATAACAATCTCTGTGACCCTCATAGCTGCGACTTCGATCCAGCCCCAAGAAACTAGACCCTAAGCGCATGGGATGGTGATAGCGAAGGACGGTTTGCGACTAAGCAGTTGTTGATCTGAACAAACGTCAAAAGACTCCCGACCGTTTTCGCGCCGGCGGTGTTTGGCCGACCATTGCCATGTTTATGGTTTGCTAATATAGGGATAGCGTgcatgatgttgatgatgtaaGCTTTGGAGGGGTTGATTAGATCACATGATCAGACTCATGTAGGAAAGGCCTCTCATTGTTGTTCCCGAATCCCGATGAGTGCTCAAATGATTAGGTGCACAAGTCAAAATGATCGAAAAGATGTTTGTTCCTGACTGTTTCTTACTCAATGTCTTAGATGTGATTGTTAGTTAGTTCTACAGTTCTAATGTCGATCATCCACCCCATGGTCAACTTTTACAGGCACTCGGATAGACTATGGAGTATAGTTGCAACTGGACGGAGCAATATATTCCTACACCATTTGAACACTGAACTACGTATTGTCGCACCTGTAGTCAGCCCTTCAGCTTCCGATACTATCACTGCTATTTACCTTTGGCCAGACAGCGACTGTTTGATCCATTCTCAGAACATGAGGGATTTCCACTGTATCTTCTGGAGGAAGGAATGGAGGTATATTTCCATTTCTCCTGACTATCGTCCCAGCTTGCCTTTTCACCAAAGGCTCTTCCCAACGCAGTATGGGGGAACTCAACTACAGCACCTACAGCACCAATGCAACCCCGAGTGAGTGATAAATAGATTTTCCTACTAGTTCAGTATGCTCATATGCGGCGCTGTTCCCAGCTCCCGGTGTTCTCGCGGAGAGATTTCGGACACTTTAACCTTCATAACCGTCCCTTGGCGCATCTGCTGATGAGCGGATTATATGATCATGCATGATCATGAAGGGGTATAAGAACTCCAGAATGTTTGGAGGAGAATGTCTCTTCTCCTTAGACtaattactattatatctagaCCGCTCTATCGTATTTCTTATACTCGCTTTTCAACTTCACCAAAATGTCCAAGTCAGACTACATCCAGAATATGTTCCAGACCAAGAGCTTTGTTGACCGCTACAAGTACACCGAAAAGCTCACGGGACTATATGCTCAAACCTTGGTTGACTACTCTGGCGTGGCCAATACCAGCCAGAAGCCGCTGGTTGTCCTAGACAATGCCTGTGGGATCGGAGCTGTCTCCAGCGTACTCAACCACACACTTCAAGATGAAGCAAAGAAAACTTGGAAATTGACCTGCGGCGATCTGTCAGAAGGCATGTTGGAGACCACCAAGCGGAGACTCCAAGATGAAGGATGGGTCAATGCTGAAACGAAGATCGTGAATGCGTTAGACACTGGTCTTCCAGATGGACATTATACGCACGTTTTTGTCGCTTTTGGTATGCTTATCAACTAAACACTCGGGTCCAGAGTTATAAGGGCACGCTGACAGTCGCGATCTTCAATTAGGCTTCCAGAGCTTTCCAGACGCCAACGCCGCCTTGAAAGGTAATTGACTTCCCGTCAGACATAAAAGGAACCTGTCTAATGAATGATGCTAGAGTGTTTCAGGATCCTCGCATCCGGGGGTATACTTGCAAGCTCAACATGGCAGAACTGTATGCAAACATTGTGTACATTCACACTCGAAAGTAAAAACTGACCATAAGTGCAACATATAGTCAACTGGATTCCAATTATGAAAGCCGCCATTGAGACCATACCCGGAAATCTCCCGTTTCCAACACAGAAAGAGTTCATCGCTCTTCACAACGCCGGCTGGGACTCGGAATCCTACATCCAGTCTGAACTGGAGAAGCTAGGATTTCGAGACGTCAAAGTCATCCCTGTGCCGAAAGAGACTTCCATCCCTATCGATGAATTCTTCGAAGTCTGCATGATGATAATCCCTTACCTGCTTCCCAAATTCTGGACCGAGGAACAGCGAGAATCGCACGAGAAGGATGTTCCAATGGTTCTGCGACAATATCTGCAAGACACCTATGGGGCGAATGGACAGGTTCCTTTGGAGGCGGTGGCTCTCATCACAACCGGCCTCAAGCCCTAGCACAAAATAAGCAGCTGTGGCTCGAGGGAAGGTCCAGGATGACTAGGGACACACGGGCCACGTGTATGTGGTAACCGGGCATAGAATTTTGTAATTTGGTGACTATAATGAGGAGCAAGACCAGGGTTTTTATGATCGAAGACGTCACTTCATAGTTTCAATGTCTACACTGACAAAATTACCATGAAAAGAGATCAATGTCAGATATCCCAAGTTCCCATAGAAGCCACAAAAGGCTGGAAAACACCTGATTGCTCGGGAGTAGAACACCGGCTACAACACCTGAACCGCATCAGAGAAATTTGGTAGCCAACCCAACGCCGTTGCTTATACAACATTCCACCAGAAATCATGAAGCTTGATGAGGGAATCCAAGAGGGCGTGCAAGACCCCTGTTGTGATCCAGTCTGTTGTCCAGGTCCTCGTAGCGAAGAATAAACTCACGCTGTTGATACCATGTGTTAGCATTCCAAGATGGATTCAAGATAGGGCCAAGGATACAAACCcgaatcttcttccaggtaGTGGGATCCCAAATCAGATAAACACCACGTTCGCTGACGCGAGGTTCAACATCCACAGGACCGGGATACGTTTCGTCGCGTGTAAGCCAGCACCTTTCAATCTTATGATATCTCCACTTGCGGCCCATCAACTCTTCTGCAGCTAGCTCTTGCATAATGTCACGAGGCATGCTGTAGAAAATATAAAACAATGTCTCATCGCTGAAGCTGGGTATACGGGTTTGTAGAGGCTGGATATTGGCAACATTGTAACATGCAGGCAAGGAGAAATTCTGCTCCATAGGAACGGCCGACATCGATGCAACGAAAGGTGACGCAAAAGAGGTGTGAAGAGGCCTTCGAACCACAGATGTTAGTAAAGCAAAGGAAAGCTTCTGTGCCATAACGGCAACAACGTACTCAGGCTGATTCAAATCCAAACCAAGAGTCATCAGATCTTGACCCACTGCAAGACTCGCAACGTCGGGACTGTCACTGTGGATCATCCGGAGCAAGCCTGCGAGTCCAAACCTGTCGAGCTCGCTCATCTGAGCAAGTGGTTGCTGTTCAGTGCTTTGCGCGGCTGCAGTCACGTCTTGTGCTTCGCCGGCTGCAGCCTGAGGTTGCTGCGCCTGCTGTTGCTCTGTGAAATTATGCTGATTCGCCATTGTAGTAACGTTCAAGTCCTGTATACCAAATTTAGTAAGGGAATGTGAATGGGCGCGAGTTGCAGAGACTCCTAACCTCCTTTTCCGATCCTGGAACTCCATTTGCTCCTTGGTTAACGGGTGAGCGTGAGGTTCCGATGGCTGAGAAAGCAGTCAGCACCCTGTTCTCCATCAAAGAAAATTAGAAAGAAAAACATACCCGTCGACCCAGCATTTGTAGGTGACATCATTCTCGAGGTATCTTGTCCATTGATCGACCCTCCAATCATGGTGCGATTTTGAGCAGACTGGTTCTGGTTTGCGCCAGTGAAGGGCATTGTGCCGCCAAAATTACCGAGTCCAGCACTTTGCATCAGAGATTCTCTGCGATCTTGGCCGAGATCCGCAGCGACATTACGTCCCAGAGGGGGGAACTCGTCAATGTTGCCTGTCTGTGGCTGTGCAGAACCACCTAATTGACCGCTGATACCCTGTCCACCATTTCGAAAGTCGTCTAGACGGTTTGCGAATTGAGCACCAGAGAGAAATACATCATCGTGTGATGGCTGCGATTGTTGTTGCGGATGATGCGACTGTGTCTGAGGGGCGCGTGAGGGTGCTTGGGATGTCGGGTGCTGCTGCCTCTGTGGAGTCTGCTGCAAGGCACGCTGACCCCACACTAGCCCTGGGTTTGGGGTCTGGGATTGCTGAGGCGCTCCTGATAGCGAAGGGAAGTCTCTGAAGAATCAAAGGTTAGTAGTAGGACTCaaagagaaaacaaaagtTGTGCTGCAAATTCGACAACATTGAAGGCCACTCTCAAGTGcggaaaagaaagacacaTACGAGAGATCAAGAGGTGTAGCAGGCTGCGATCCCCCACTAATGCTTTGCGCAAATGTCCCCATAGCTCCAACGTTGCGCTGCTGATTTCCTTGTAGTCCTGGTGTCCCGCTAACAGGTAAGTTGAAATTCCAGTTGGCGCCGCTCCCTGCCGACACTCCTGGTCAGCAATAGTCCATGCTATACAGCTTCAGGATGTAGTAATATGTATTTCGCACCGAGTTTTCCGTTAGGCAAGCGCGCCGAGGCCAGTGTCGCGTTTCGAGCCTGTGCTTGTTGCTGTGCGGGGAAACCAGACATGCCTCTCAGAGGCTGTGGCCCGGGTCCTGAAGAGAAGTAATGGTTGATCAGCGCAAACGTAACAAAACAGTGGATTGAAAGCGACGGCGCGATCTCTAGCAGACAGGCCCAGAGGGCTAGCCAGATGGCTCGTCCGTCCATGGCGTTCAAAGTCTTGAATATGATCGAGGATGGACGTAGTGTGGGAAGACGACAATTGGATTATGAAAATCACCGAGGAAatcctcctcttcaccaAGCACCGCGGGTCTACATCTCTGACGCCGAGAAGACGATAGATGAAAGGGAATGATCGCACAAATTGACCAGTCGGTGTTGCTATAGCGGAGCAAGACCACAAATACCAAAAACTCCAGAGAGAGAGAATCCACTGTACACTCACCTGCCCTATTCATAATAGTGTCTGACCCTCAAGGAGTAATCTGTGTAGTGAAACGTGTGTGAGAGAAAATAGAGTAAGGGAATATGAAAGAGTAGAGAGAGCAGTTAAACAATAGTGTTCCTTCAACTCAGTCCTCATGCGGCGACTACTTCTCTGTTACTGGAAG of Aspergillus fumigatus Af293 chromosome 2, whole genome shotgun sequence contains these proteins:
- a CDS encoding condensin subunit SMC2, whose translation is MRVTEIVIDGFKSYAVRTVISGWDESFNSITGLNGSGKSNILDAICFVLGITNMSTVRAQNLQDLIYKRGQAGVTKASVTIVFDNRDTAKSPIGFEEYATISVTRQIVLGGTSKYLINGHRAQQQTVQNLFQSVQLNINNPNFLIMQGRITKVLNMKPVEILSMIEEAAGTRMFEDRREKAVKTMSKKELKLREIEGLLKEEIEPKLEKLRAEKRAFLDFQQTQNDLERLTRLVVAHDYLRSGERLRVTGEECESKRRRMQALEENAAKLKNEISHLEEDMKRVRAARDKELRKGGKFQALENEVKSHSHELVRLTTQLDLKNASVSEEQEKRETVRKTVKDLEKVLKEKREVYDKLQAEYDAAKAELDAQTAEVEQKEELLQTLQTGVASKEGQESGYQGQLQDARNRASAAATEQEQAKLKIAHLEKRIKEDEPRAKKAKQQNSGLLDELEGLRAQAKRLEAELTRLGFEPGKEEAIYQEQSELQRDIRDLRERADGLKRKVANVDFTYADPHPNFDRSKVKGLVAQLFTLDKDKVQAATALEICAGGRLYNVVVDTAETGTQLLQNGKLRKRVTIIPLNKISSFRASAEKIAAAQNIAPGKVDLALSLIGYDEEVTAAMNYVFGNTLICEDADTAKRVTFDPAVRIKSVTLEGDVYDPSGTLSGGSSPNSSGVLVTLQKLNEITREMRSKERRLAALEDTMRKEKKKLDTVRAVKQELDLKSHEIKLTEEQISNNSSSSIIQAVEEMKSNIEQLKKDISDAKTRQAEAMKDIKRIEKDMSEFNNNKDSKLAELQATLDSLKKKLAKNSNSVKALQKELQISRLESEQVGSDLSAAEEQYAEAENTLKAQMEEIQSMKREQARVKDAHDIAQAQLEDERAKLTGFDEELRELEEAIKSKNSRITEEGLEMQKLGHQLEKLQKDQQAAAQTVAHMEEEHEWIADEKDNFGRPNTPYDFKSQNIAECKATLRNVTERFQGMKKKINPKVMNMIDSVEKKEAALKNMMKTVIRDKRKIEETIINLNEYKKEALHKTWTKVNGDFGQIFAELLPGSFAKLDPPEGKDITDGLEVKVSLGKVWKQSLTELSGGQRSLIALSLIMALLQFKPAPMYILDEVDAALDLSHTQNIGRLIKTRFKGSQFIVVSLKDGMFQNANRIFRTRFSEGTSVVQALTPADMK
- the gtmA gene encoding gliotoxin thiomethyltransferase, which produces MSKSDYIQNMFQTKSFVDRYKYTEKLTGLYAQTLVDYSGVANTSQKPLVVLDNACGIGAVSSVLNHTLQDEAKKTWKLTCGDLSEGMLETTKRRLQDEGWVNAETKIVNALDTGLPDGHYTHVFVAFGFQSFPDANAALKECFRILASGGILASSTWQNFNWIPIMKAAIETIPGNLPFPTQKEFIALHNAGWDSESYIQSELEKLGFRDVKVIPVPKETSIPIDEFFEVCMMIIPYLLPKFWTEEQRESHEKDVPMVLRQYLQDTYGANGQVPLEAVALITTGLKP
- a CDS encoding NOT2/NOT3/NOT5 family protein, whose protein sequence is MDGRAIWLALWACLLEIAPSLSIHCFVTFALINHYFSSGPGPQPLRGMSGFPAQQQAQARNATLASARLPNGKLAAPTGISTYLLAGHQDYKEISSATLELWGHLRKALVGDRSLLHLLISHFPSLSGAPQQSQTPNPGLVWGQRALQQTPQRQQHPTSQAPSRAPQTQSHHPQQQSQPSHDDVFLSGAQFANRLDDFRNGGQGISGQLGGSAQPQTGNIDEFPPLGRNVAADLGQDRRESLMQSAGLGNFGGTMPFTGANQNQSAQNRTMIGGSINGQDTSRMMSPTNAGSTAIGTSRSPVNQGANGVPGSEKEDLNVTTMANQHNFTEQQQAQQPQAAAGEAQDVTAAAQSTEQQPLAQMSELDRFGLAGLLRMIHSDSPDVASLAVGQDLMTLGLDLNQPEPLHTSFASPFVASMSAVPMEQNFSLPACYNVANIQPLQTRIPSFSDETLFYIFYSMPRDIMQELAAEELMGRKWRYHKIERCWLTRDETYPGPVDVEPRVSERGVYLIWDPTTWKKIRREFILRYEDLDNRLDHNRGLARPLGFPHQAS